A window of Chitinophaga sp. MM2321 contains these coding sequences:
- a CDS encoding DUF4377 domain-containing protein, producing MLLELAISLATAFFTPVQQQRPPKTQTIYVKESKEPCTGVAPMECLQIKGIRDSAWTNLYTNINGFKYTPGYRYKLIVKVTTIKNPPADGSSLKYTLKKVLEKKKIETPDKPTQGSEWAYIASKRWGVIKMGDSILSQSGIWLEFDPAAGRFHGKGGCNSISGGYNSTADNITFTMAISTRMACMDPGVMHRETAFLQLISEHTYKYDVADQTLNLYEDGKIVLMLGMMQKEENK from the coding sequence ATGTTACTCGAATTAGCAATCTCGCTGGCCACTGCATTTTTTACACCTGTTCAGCAACAGCGGCCCCCGAAAACACAGACGATTTACGTGAAGGAGTCCAAGGAACCCTGCACCGGCGTAGCTCCGATGGAATGCCTGCAGATAAAAGGTATCCGGGATTCCGCCTGGACAAACCTGTATACCAATATTAACGGCTTTAAATACACTCCGGGATATCGCTACAAACTGATTGTAAAGGTTACCACCATCAAAAATCCACCGGCAGACGGTTCTTCCTTAAAATACACGCTTAAAAAAGTATTGGAGAAAAAGAAAATTGAAACACCGGATAAGCCAACACAAGGCAGCGAGTGGGCATACATTGCCAGCAAAAGATGGGGTGTAATAAAGATGGGCGACAGCATCCTGTCGCAGTCCGGTATCTGGCTTGAATTTGACCCGGCAGCTGGTCGTTTCCATGGCAAAGGCGGTTGCAACAGCATTTCCGGCGGCTACAATTCCACTGCGGACAACATCACTTTTACGATGGCAATCAGTACCAGGATGGCCTGCATGGACCCCGGCGTAATGCACCGTGAAACAGCATTCCTCCAGTTGATCAGCGAGCATACCTACAAATATGATGTAGCAGATCAAACCCTCAACCTGTACGAAGATGGAAAAATAGTACTGATGCTGGGAATGATGCAGAAAGAAGAAAATAAATAA
- a CDS encoding IPT/TIG domain-containing protein, with translation MKHCKMFVALLTLLITAMMACAPNPGKKTSAAIPVTGSAGNFLMIKGHGFSEEIADNKVIFGDVAAQVLQANPEYLVVQVPAQREGRVQVVVTVGAHDSNAMLFEYSSGNKLVAALGDIASAAY, from the coding sequence ATGAAACATTGTAAAATGTTTGTGGCCCTCCTCACGTTGTTGATAACAGCCATGATGGCTTGTGCCCCAAACCCCGGAAAGAAAACATCCGCTGCGATACCCGTAACCGGTAGTGCAGGAAATTTTCTGATGATCAAAGGTCATGGATTCAGCGAAGAAATAGCGGATAATAAAGTGATTTTTGGTGATGTAGCTGCGCAGGTATTGCAGGCAAACCCTGAATACCTGGTGGTGCAGGTGCCTGCTCAACGGGAAGGAAGGGTGCAGGTGGTAGTAACAGTAGGAGCGCATGACTCTAACGCCATGTTGTTTGAGTATAGCTCCGGCAATAAGCTGGTAGCAGCGTTGGGAGATATTGCCAGCGCGGCGTATTAA